From a region of the Corallococcus coralloides DSM 2259 genome:
- a CDS encoding KpsF/GutQ family sugar-phosphate isomerase, with translation MARAPRSTAKKPKLRALPGREPSPAPLRPAARDADDEAALTYARGVLEAEARAILGVTDRLGDAFLRALKLVRDCPGQVVVTGMGKAGHIGQKLSSTLASTGIRSVFLHPAEAVHGDLGRVGPGDVILALSNSGSTEELLRLLPLFKRMGTPVVALTGDADSPLAKGAEVVLDIGRIEEACPMGLVPTASTAALHAVGDALAMTLLRSRPFGRDDYALLHPGGKLGRSVLRVFELMRTGPANPLVLDTARLSLAVVVMTNTPGRPGAACVVDRDGKLEGIFTDGDLRRLVEKGHTDFEVPVREVMGKRPRCITPDTLVLTAAAQMRELRVDQLPVVDVEGRAVGLLDVQDLLAAKFV, from the coding sequence ATGGCCCGCGCACCCCGCTCCACCGCCAAGAAGCCCAAACTGCGTGCCCTCCCCGGCCGCGAGCCGTCCCCTGCCCCCCTGCGTCCGGCGGCTCGAGACGCGGACGACGAGGCCGCGCTCACCTACGCGCGCGGCGTGCTGGAGGCGGAGGCCCGCGCGATATTGGGCGTCACGGACCGGCTGGGGGACGCGTTCCTGCGCGCGCTGAAGCTCGTGCGCGACTGCCCGGGGCAGGTGGTGGTGACGGGCATGGGGAAGGCGGGCCACATCGGCCAGAAGCTGTCCTCCACGCTGGCGTCCACCGGCATCCGCTCCGTGTTCCTCCACCCCGCGGAGGCCGTGCATGGCGACCTGGGCCGCGTGGGCCCGGGCGACGTCATCCTCGCGCTGTCCAACAGCGGCAGCACGGAGGAGCTGTTGCGCCTCTTGCCCCTCTTCAAGCGCATGGGCACGCCGGTGGTGGCGCTCACCGGGGACGCGGACAGCCCGCTCGCGAAGGGCGCGGAGGTGGTGCTGGACATCGGCCGCATCGAAGAGGCCTGTCCCATGGGCCTGGTGCCCACCGCGTCCACCGCCGCGCTGCACGCCGTGGGCGACGCGCTGGCGATGACGCTCCTGCGAAGCCGCCCCTTCGGGCGGGACGACTACGCGCTCCTGCACCCGGGCGGGAAGCTGGGGCGCTCCGTGCTGCGCGTCTTCGAATTGATGCGCACGGGTCCCGCGAACCCGCTGGTGCTGGACACCGCGCGGCTGTCCCTGGCGGTGGTGGTGATGACCAACACGCCGGGCCGGCCGGGCGCCGCGTGCGTGGTGGACCGCGACGGGAAGCTGGAGGGCATCTTCACGGACGGCGACCTGCGCCGGCTGGTGGAGAAGGGCCACACGGACTTCGAGGTGCCGGTGCGCGAGGTGATGGGCAAGCGCCCGCGCTGCATCACCCCGGACACGCTGGTGCTCACCGCCGCCGCGCAGATGCGCGAGCTGCGGGTGGACCAGCTGCCCGTGGTGGACGTCGAGGGCCGGGCGGTGGGCCTGCTCGACGTCCAGGACCTGCTGGCGGCGAAGTTCGTGTAG
- the folK gene encoding 2-amino-4-hydroxy-6-hydroxymethyldihydropteridine diphosphokinase — MSATVYVGLGSNEGDRESHLVAALAAISCIDAVSVLGCSSLYDTAPVGPAQPRFLNAVVALECDLTPQRLLCILQRIEQDLGRRRMQRWGPRTIDLDILLWDEEDHCVVADANLQVPHLELHKRRFALEPLAELAPDARHPVLGVTVQELLAKLAPQDVRKREALYWPDMGARFPVHEL; from the coding sequence TTGAGTGCGACCGTCTATGTAGGACTGGGTTCCAACGAGGGCGACCGCGAGTCCCACCTCGTGGCCGCCCTCGCCGCGATTTCATGCATCGACGCGGTGTCGGTGCTGGGCTGTTCCTCCCTCTATGACACGGCCCCGGTGGGGCCCGCGCAGCCGCGCTTCCTCAACGCCGTGGTGGCGCTGGAGTGCGACCTGACGCCGCAGCGCCTGCTGTGCATCCTCCAGCGGATTGAACAGGACCTGGGCCGCCGCCGGATGCAGCGCTGGGGCCCGCGCACCATCGACCTGGACATCCTCCTGTGGGACGAGGAGGACCACTGCGTCGTCGCGGACGCGAACCTCCAGGTGCCCCACCTCGAACTGCACAAGCGCCGCTTCGCGCTGGAGCCCCTGGCGGAGCTGGCCCCTGACGCCCGCCACCCGGTGCTGGGCGTGACGGTGCAGGAGCTGCTCGCGAAGCTCGCCCCCCAGGACGTCCGCAAGCGCGAGGCCCTCTACTGGCCCGACATGGGCGCCCGTTTCCCCGTCCACGAACTATGA